TGGAGATCCTTCAAAAGTCTTTAAAACATAAGTGGCCGGAATTTCTTCCGACCACTACTACTATTTAAGTGCTCTTTTCTTTTGTTTTTTTTAGTGTTTTCCTTTACCATGTCCTTTTCCTCCATGATTTCCGTTGTCATGGTGATCATCATGATGATTACCATAATTACCATTACTATGGTTATCATTATCATAATGCTCATGATATGCTCCTCTGTTTTTTTGAGGTTTTCCTTTGTATCCTTTGTAATATTTTACTTTGTGAGCGTTAAAATATACATAAGGAGCATTACCATGATAATCATTTAAAACTACTTTATAACCATTGTATAAGTTGTAATTTCTGCAATAACTTGGTAATCTTGAAGAACGAATCCAACTGCCATTTCCAAAATAAATGTACTGAGATAGTCTAATATCATAGTACACCTGTATATCCGGAAGATAATAGTATTCCATATTGTCGTATCCTACAGGTCCCCATTCAGGAGGAGATGCAACTACGACTCTTGGTGATGCCACAACAACTGGTGGAGGTGTTCCAATGTTGACATTTACAGACACTTGTGACTGTACTGAACTCGCCGATAAAAAAAGGAGTCCGATAATAAATAATTTAATTGTTTTCATAGTATTTAGATTTAAGAGTTGGGTTTAATAATAAAATAATAATTAGGAGTTAATCAACAAACTCACTATTTGTGGTTGATGGTTTTTTAATAATTGAAATTCCTTTTTGGAAAAATAAATTATTAGGGTATATAACCATTTCCCCTTCTTTAGAACGAAGTGTTACATGAAAAGCACCAATATCTTCAATTTCGCCTTCTACCATATAGTCTTTATCATGGATCAAAATGATATCTCCAATCTTAAATGGAAATGAAAAGAACAAAATGATACCAGAAGTAATATTACTCAATATTGACCATTGTGCGAACATTGCCACTCCAATTATTGTAGCAATAGAAGAAATAGTGACAAAAATCGCTTCAGCTTCTACTCCCCAAATTAAAATAAGAGTAATAAAGAACAAAATTGTAATAAGAACGTTAATGTATTTTATAACTAGATTGGTTCTTCTTTCAATAATTTCACTTGTTTTTGCATATCGTCTTATTATTTTGGAAACAAAAGTACGAGATAGAAATACAATCAATAAGAGTACACCAGTACTGATTTCCTCTTTAATATATTGATTTAAAAAATCCATTTTAGTTTTATAAATTATTTAAATAGTTATATACTTTATCTGTTGGCATTCCCATCACATTAGCATATGATCCTTCAATTTTTGAAACTCCAATAAAACCAATCCATTCCTGTATTCCATAGGCTCCAGCTTTATCATAAGGTTTATAATTTTCTAGATAATAAAGAATCGCCTCGTCACTTAACGCATTAAATGTAACTTTTGTTGTCTCATGTAAAAGATTAAAAGACGTTTTTGTCTTAAAGCAAACCGAAGTGATTACTTCGTGTGTTGCATTCGATAAAGATTTTAAAATCTCAAAAGCATCTTGATGGTCCTTCGGTTTACCTAAAGGGCAATTTTTATGCCAAACAATAGTATCACTTGTAATTAATATGTCATTTTCTTGTAATTCACCTTCAAAAGCATTGGCTTTCAGCACTGAAAGATAATTGGTAATTTCTTCAGCTTTTAACTCGGGAGGAAAGATTTCTTCAATTTCTTTTAGACGAATTTCAAAATCTAAGTCTAAATCTTTAAAAAATTGTTGTCTTCTTGGTGAACCTGAAGCTAATATGAGTTTATAGTTTTTGAGTTTTTCTTTAAGCATGATGAAGAATATTATAAGTGACGATAGCAATGGAGAATAGTCCAAATAGAATAATCAGTTTTAAAACAGTGCTAAGATGATGAAAATCTTGACTTTTTTTAGCATCAGCCATTTTTATGGCAAAATAAATTAATGGTGCAACTATGAATATCAAAGCATATAATGTTGCTAAATATAAATCATTAGCAAAAATGTAGGTTTTAATATAAAATATAACCATTACCAAAGGAATCAAACTTAAAGCAAGCACTACTTTAGAGGTACGTTTAATACCCAAAGCTATAGGTAAGGTATTCATTCCTTCGTTATAATCCCCATTAACGTCTTCCAAATCTTTTACAATTTCTCTAATAAAATTAATCACGAAGGCAAATATTGCATAGTCTAAAAGAATTGAAAACAACTCGGCCATAGCAACTTTATTTCCTGGATTGATAACTGGTAACAGGTCAAAAACTCCAATAATAATCACGCTAAAAGCAAGTAAAAGAGCGACAACAAAATTTCCGATAAGCAACATCTGTTTTAGGCTTGTAGCATAAAGATATAAGGTAGCCGAAATAACAATAAAAATCGCTGCAAATCCAGGTTTTGCTATCACATTCGATAAATAAAAACCAGTCCCAACTCCCAAAACTGTAACAGCAAAATAAACATTGTAAGCGGTAACTTCGGATATACTTTTACCAACAACAACTTGATTAGGTTTGTTGTCATTGTCAGTTGCCTGATCCATTATATTATTAATAACATAACCGCCAGCAGCAATCATAATTGTAGCCAATACTAACAATAAGTATTGCCAATCGTTTAGTGCTAATGGAATACTTTGAAAAGTCAAAAAGCCATATCTAAAAAGAAGCTGCATTAAAGCCAGCATGAGTAGGTTTTGGTAACGTATTAATTTTAGGTATTTCATGTTTTTGTTTCGTTATTCTTTTTGTATGATTGATGTTTTTAAATGATTAATCATGTTTTCCATCAAAATACTTCATCCATTTTCCTTGCACTTTCATCACTTGTTCGATTACATCCCGAACAGCACCTTTGCCTCCATTTTTGTGTGATATATATCTGGAAATTGTTTTAATTTCAGGACTTGCATCTTGTGGACAAGAAGGTAAACCAACTAATTTCATTACATGATAATCTGGGATATCGTCGCCCATATACAAAACTTGTTCCGGCTTAATGTTATAAACATCCGTGTATTCTTTGAATGTTTTTACTTTATCTGGAGTTCCCAAATGAATATCGGTAATTCCTAAGTTTCGTAGTCTCACTCGAACTCCTTCGTTACTTCCACCTGAAATAATACATACATGGTAACCACTTTCTATAGCTGCTTTCATGGCATAGCCATCGCGAATGTTCATTATTCTTAACATTTCTCCTTCATTACTAACATGGACAGAACCGTCAGTAAGTACGCCATCTACGTCAAAAATAAACGTAGTAATATCATTCATTATTTCTTTATAGCTTTTTGCCATGATTTTGTATAGATTGTGTTAGTATTTTATAAATTGTAGATTGATTTTCATCAGATAAAAAAGATTCATGTGCTTCTATAGTCGAAATATCATTGCGTTTTGCAGGACCAGTTTGAGCATCTTGAGGTGAAAGCGTTAATAATTTTTCAGCTGTTTCAAGAATCAAAGGCTTTAAAATATCGAAAGAAACATGATTCTCTAAACAAATCTCATTTCCTAATTGATATAAATAGTTAGTGAAATTATTAACAAAAACGGCCGCAACATGCAAAGCTTTTCGTTGATGAGAATCAATCGCATATATGTTGTTTGAAATTGAATGAGCTACTTTTTCTAATATTGCATAATCTTCTTCAAACTGAGTTTCAAGACAAAAGGGGATGGTTTTAAAATCAATTGGTTTTCCTTTGGTAAAAGTCTGCAAAGGATAAAAAACGCCTTTTCTGTTTTTGTTATCCAATGAAGTCAATGGTGCTGTGCCAGATGTATGAACTACTAATCGATTTTCAAAAGTTAAGTGCGAAGAAACATTTGCAATAGCATCATCAGAAACGGCTATAATATACAAATCTGCTTCTGCCAAAGCGTTCCAATCATTGGTGATTTTGCTCGGATCGAGATTAGATATAATTTGTTTTTGGTTTCTTGAAAACACTTGAATGATATCAATCGCTTTACTTTTTGCGAAAGCATCAATCAGGTGTTGCGCTACATTTCCAGAACCGATAATCGTAATTTTAATCATTTGGCAAAATTAACAAAAAAAAAGAAGAGTTGAATTCAAAATTTTGATTCATGATATAACAACAGTAAGCATAGTTTATTGTTTTTTGTTTAAAAAAGGATGCTTATTTTTGGTTTAAATTAACAATTGGCTATTAAAACAAGTGGACAAATTTAAGTACTTTTGCGACACTTTACATAAACGTTATATAAACGAAATTTATTCCCAAATGAATAAAAAATTATTTTCTGTACTATTCTCAACACGATTAATGGCTTTACTGTTCTTAACTTTTGCAATAGCAATGGGTACTGGAACTTTTATCGAAAGTAAATACAATACTGATACCGCTCGAATTTTAATCTACAACACCTGGTGGTTTGAGGCCATTATGGGATTTTTTATGATTAATTTCATTGGAAACATAAAACGTTATAATTTATTAAGAAAAGAAAAATGGGCTACTTTAATGCTTCATTTGTCTTTTATTTTCATCATTGGAGGAGCTTTTATCACGCGTTATATTAGTTTTGAAGGAATGATGCCTATTCGCGAAGGTGCTGCAGAAAATCAATTTTACTCAGATAAAATGTTTTTAACTCTTTTTGTCGATGGTGAATACAAAGGAGAAATGAAACGTAGAGTTTTTGATAAATCACTTTTATTATCGCCAGTTACCGATAATAATTTTTCTATGAAAGGTGATTTTGCAGGAAATCCATTTGAAGTGCAGTACCAAAATTATATTATGGGTGCCAAAGAATACGTTAAGCCCGACCCAAAAGGGACTTTGTATTTTAAACTAGTTGAAGCTGGTGATGGTGGCAGAGAAGAACATTTTTTGAAATCAGGAGAAGTTCAAAACATTCATAATGTTCTTTTTGCTTTGAATAAACATACTGATGGTGCTATAAATATTACGACCACAGAAGGTGATTATAAAATCCAAATGCCTTTTGAAGGTAATTTTATGAGAATGGCTGATAAATTGCAAGGTAAAGTTGTAAAAGACATTTCTCAACCTTTGATGATGCGTTCGTTGTATAGCATTGGAGACATTCGTTTTGTGTTTCCAGACCCTGCTGTTACAGGAGTAATTGATTATGAAACTAAAAATGATTTTAAAGCAAAAAGTCATGATGATGTTTTAGTCGTAAAATTGATTGCCAATGGCAAAGAAGAAACCATAAGTTTATTAGGTACTAAAGGGAAAGTTGGCGACTCTAAAACAGTTAAAATAGGAGGGACCGAATATTCTTTTTTCTACGGAAGTAAAGCCTATGTATTGCCTTTCAAAATTAAATTAAATGACTTTATTGCTAGTAAATATCCAGGAACTGAGAAAAGTTATTCGTCATTCGAAAGTCAGGTGACTGTTCAGGACTCTACAAAACCATTTGATGCTAGAATATATATGAATCACGTTTTGGATCACGAAGGATATCGCTTTTTTCAATCGTCATTCGATCCGGACGAGAAAGGTACGGTTTTATCTGTAAACCATGATTATTGGGGAACAACCATCACTTATATTGGTTATTTTATGTTGTTTTTTAGTATGTTGGCAATTTTGTTTGTTAAACATTCTCGTTTTGCAGACTTGAAAAGAAAACTAGAAGTCGTGAAAAATAAAAAAGCCAAACTAATAACGATTTTAGTTTTGTTTTTGAGCATTTCAAGTTTTGCACAAGAACATGTCGGACACAATCATACTAATGATGAAGCTAATCATTCGCATACAGAAAGTGCAGCTCATGTTCGAGT
The Flavobacterium sp. 5 DNA segment above includes these coding regions:
- a CDS encoding mechanosensitive ion channel domain-containing protein gives rise to the protein MDFLNQYIKEEISTGVLLLIVFLSRTFVSKIIRRYAKTSEIIERRTNLVIKYINVLITILFFITLILIWGVEAEAIFVTISSIATIIGVAMFAQWSILSNITSGIILFFSFPFKIGDIILIHDKDYMVEGEIEDIGAFHVTLRSKEGEMVIYPNNLFFQKGISIIKKPSTTNSEFVD
- a CDS encoding Maf-like protein, producing the protein MLKEKLKNYKLILASGSPRRQQFFKDLDLDFEIRLKEIEEIFPPELKAEEITNYLSVLKANAFEGELQENDILITSDTIVWHKNCPLGKPKDHQDAFEILKSLSNATHEVITSVCFKTKTSFNLLHETTKVTFNALSDEAILYYLENYKPYDKAGAYGIQEWIGFIGVSKIEGSYANVMGMPTDKVYNYLNNL
- a CDS encoding geranylgeranylglycerol-phosphate geranylgeranyltransferase — encoded protein: MKYLKLIRYQNLLMLALMQLLFRYGFLTFQSIPLALNDWQYLLLVLATIMIAAGGYVINNIMDQATDNDNKPNQVVVGKSISEVTAYNVYFAVTVLGVGTGFYLSNVIAKPGFAAIFIVISATLYLYATSLKQMLLIGNFVVALLLAFSVIIIGVFDLLPVINPGNKVAMAELFSILLDYAIFAFVINFIREIVKDLEDVNGDYNEGMNTLPIALGIKRTSKVVLALSLIPLVMVIFYIKTYIFANDLYLATLYALIFIVAPLIYFAIKMADAKKSQDFHHLSTVLKLIILFGLFSIAIVTYNILHHA
- a CDS encoding HAD family hydrolase; its protein translation is MAKSYKEIMNDITTFIFDVDGVLTDGSVHVSNEGEMLRIMNIRDGYAMKAAIESGYHVCIISGGSNEGVRVRLRNLGITDIHLGTPDKVKTFKEYTDVYNIKPEQVLYMGDDIPDYHVMKLVGLPSCPQDASPEIKTISRYISHKNGGKGAVRDVIEQVMKVQGKWMKYFDGKHD
- a CDS encoding Rossmann-like and DUF2520 domain-containing protein, producing MIKITIIGSGNVAQHLIDAFAKSKAIDIIQVFSRNQKQIISNLDPSKITNDWNALAEADLYIIAVSDDAIANVSSHLTFENRLVVHTSGTAPLTSLDNKNRKGVFYPLQTFTKGKPIDFKTIPFCLETQFEEDYAILEKVAHSISNNIYAIDSHQRKALHVAAVFVNNFTNYLYQLGNEICLENHVSFDILKPLILETAEKLLTLSPQDAQTGPAKRNDISTIEAHESFLSDENQSTIYKILTQSIQNHGKKL